One segment of Erigeron canadensis isolate Cc75 chromosome 2, C_canadensis_v1, whole genome shotgun sequence DNA contains the following:
- the LOC122588014 gene encoding uncharacterized protein LOC122588014, producing MECNKDEAIRAKIIAEKKWADNDFVGAKKFTQKAQTLYPGLDGISQFLIMLDVYISSESKVNGESDWYKVLNVDPSDDDETIRKQYKMLALKLHPDKNKSVGADGAFKIVSEAWSFLSDKDRRSAYNQRRNSHTPPNVNGDHDNSANRSTSNPENCKKTKSTQTKAHKRNKFWTICYRCKLYHVCRKKYLNHSIICPSCCKPFLAAEIAVPTSFSKLAVMATYPSGPGSYAQMPHPLYYTQPPAQATGWAPSSSSSYAQMAPSMGYTQSVAQNAACAPSGPGSYVQMPLPVYYTKPPAQATGWAPSSSSSYAQMAPPMGYTQPVAQNAGWAPPGQMTPPQNTGWPPSGSYAQIPVPMNLTQPTAQATGVPPSAHNSYYKTNINPGSYTQFVQKAHDGLKRDCEDFLAQFTSKRRKGEDGGQSSN from the coding sequence ATGGAGTGCAATAAAGACGAGGCAATCCGGGCAAAGATAATTGCTGAAAAGAAGTGGGCTGATAATGATTTTGTTGGTGCAAAGAAATTTACTCAAAAAGCCCAGACACTATATCCTGGGCTTGATGGTATATCTCAATTTCTGATCATGCTAGATGTGTACATCTCATCAGAGAGTAAGGTGAATGGGGAGTCGGATTGGTACAAGGTACTGAATGTAGATCcctctgatgatgatgaaacaaTTAGAAAACAGTACAAAATGTTGGCGCTCAAGCTTCATCCCGATAAAAACAAGTCAGTTGGTGCAGATGGTGCGTTTAAGATAGTTTCAGAGGCCTGGAGTTTTTTATCGGACAAGGATAGACGATCAGCTTATAACCAGAGGAGAAACTCACATACACCCCCCAATGTCAATGGAGATCATGACAATTCTGCAAACAGATCAACTTCAAACCCCGAGAATTGTAAAAAGACCAAAAGTACTCAGACTAAGGCTCATAAGAGGAACAAGTTTTGGACTATTTGCTATCGATGCAAGCTGTATCATGTATGTCGTAAGAAGTACCTTAATCATAGCATTATATGTCCAAGTTGTTGTAAGCCTTTTCTTGCTGCAGAGATAGCAGTGCCAACAAGTTTTAGTAAGCTAGCTGTGATGGCCACATACCCATCTGGCCCTGGTTCGTATGCACAGATGCCACATCCACTGTATTACACACAGCCACCTGCTCAAGCTACTGGATGGGCACCATCAAGTTCTAGTTCATATGCACAGATGGCACCGTCAATGGGCTATACCCAGTCCGTTGCTCAGAATGCTGCCTGTGCACCATCTGGTCCTGGTTCATATGTACAGATGCCACTGCCAGTGTATTACACAAAGCCACCTGCTCAAGCTACTGGATGGGCACCGTCGAGTTCTAGTTCATATGCACAGATGGCACCGCCTATGGGATATACCCAACCCGTTGCTCAGAATGCTGGATGGGCACCACCAGGTCAGATGACACCACCTCAGAATACTGGATGGCCACCATCAGGTTCATATGCACAAATACCAGTGCCTATGAATTTAACCCAACCAACTGCCCAGGCTACAGGAGTGCCACCATCTGCTCATAATTCGTACTATAAAACAAACATCAATCCTGGTTCCTATACCCAATTTGTTCAGAAGGCACATGACGGGTTGAAAAGAGATTGTGAAGACTTTCTTGCACAATTCAcctcaaaaagaagaaaaggtgAAGATGGTGGTCAGTCTTCTAATTAA
- the LOC122588015 gene encoding syntaxin-61-like — MKAISIASTELVSYAIDHAGSERDYMDKNFPCSVSFSLSRMPDELKRLPGAQLQDQASHYAAKDNEDFISYVSDRQILLISQQAEELDDLSTSVEGIRSDGLTIHDKLLAQRNLCELGSEMDGMANSLDFVQRKVAVFMYKASVKGQLMMILFLIILFIVLFVLVFFT; from the exons ATGAAAGCTATTTCCATAGCATCTACAGAGCTTGTTTCATATGCAATCGATCATGCAGGATCTGAGAGGGACTACATGGACAAGAATTTCCCATGCTCAG TCTCTTTTTCTCTGAGCAGGATGCCAGATGAACTAAAAAGGCTGCCAGGCGCTCAACTCCAAGACCAGGCTAGCCATTACGCTGCTAAAGATAATGAGGATTTCATTTCCTATGTCTCTGACCGACAGATACTTCTAATTag TCAACAAGCTGAAGAACTAGACGACCTGAGTACGAGTGTGGAAGGGATTAGATCTGATGGGCTTACCATACACGATAAACTACTTGCACAG AGAAATTTATGTGAACTAGGTTCTGAGATGGACGGTATGGCCAATAGTCTTGACTTTGTTCA GAGAAAAGTAGCAGTGTTTATGTATAAGGCTAGCGTGAAGGGACAGTTGATGATGATCTTGTTCTTGATCATACTCTTTATTGTATTATTTGTGTTGGTCTTCTTCACCTAG